In Planctomycetia bacterium, the sequence GCTTACGCGTCGGTGAATCGGGTGAGAATCTTCGTGTGACGGTTTAGCCCGCCGGGGCGTCGCTGCGCATCAGCTGCAACGTCTGTTCGTCGCGCGCTCCGCCGAAGTACTTGTCGAGCAATTGCTCAAACACGGAGTTGGCCGGGGTGACCTGCGCGAAAAGCGTAGCGCAAGAACGGAGTTTCATGTCGTCCGGCGCGCCGAAAATCTGCTGGCAGGTTAGTCCGTGAAGCGCCAGCAACGACTCGGCGCATGCGATCAGTCGTTCGCCCAGTTGCGGGTGCAGCAAGTAGGCCTTCGCTTCTTGGCTGCTCCGGATCGCATAGCGTTGGGACATGGCGCTCGAGCCGAGCCCCGCGAATTGTGGAAAGATAAACCACATCCAGTGAGATCGCTTGCGCCCGGCGCGGATTTCGGCAATGGCGCTGGAGTACGCTTGCTCATGCGCGTCGACAAAGCGTTGGAGGTCGTAGGGGTCGTCCATGGTCGCGAGAAGTTCGATAAGGAAAACCTGGGCAATGAGCGTGGGCTTGGCTCCTTCAGTCGTCGAGCCGCTCTAGCATGAGCCAACGCCGGCTGGGCAATCCGACCGGCCGCCGGATCGGCTGGCGGAACGGCAAATTCAGGCCCCAGCGTGGTGATTCGAGCACTTTCAACTTCCAAGTCTCCGCGGCGAAAAAAGTGAACATGAGCGTGCGCGGCCCCGGGGACGCGACGTTGTTTAGGATTCCCGGCGCATACGCCGCGCCCAGTTCAAGTTGATCCAAAAGCTGAAATTCCGAGGTCAGTAAGTAAAGGTGCAAGCCTTCCTCGTGAGGCGTGCCTTCGGTCAGCAACAGCAAGTAACGATCGCCGACGGAGTATTGGCGCT encodes:
- a CDS encoding DUF1810 domain-containing protein: MDDPYDLQRFVDAHEQAYSSAIAEIRAGRKRSHWMWFIFPQFAGLGSSAMSQRYAIRSSQEAKAYLLHPQLGERLIACAESLLALHGLTCQQIFGAPDDMKLRSCATLFAQVTPANSVFEQLLDKYFGGARDEQTLQLMRSDAPAG